The Hymenobacter baengnokdamensis genome includes a region encoding these proteins:
- the modB gene encoding molybdate ABC transporter permease subunit: MPLDYWQTLRLTLALAACTTLLLLVVGLPLAYALARSRSRLRPLVEAVVSLPLVLPPTVIGFYLLLAFSDSTALGRFLIGRLGMSLNFTFGGILIGSLVYSLPFMVQPLQAGFQQLPGSLTEAAYTLGKSRLTTLWRVLLPNMKPALLNGVVLTFAHTLGEFGVVLMIGGSLPGRTRVASIAIYDEVQSLHYAQANAYALTLLAVAFVILVALYWFTKKDAARRLA; encoded by the coding sequence ATGCCCCTCGATTACTGGCAAACCCTGCGGCTAACCCTGGCGCTGGCGGCGTGTACCACGCTGCTGCTGCTGGTAGTGGGCTTGCCGCTGGCCTACGCGCTGGCCCGCTCGCGCAGCCGGCTGCGGCCGCTGGTAGAGGCGGTGGTGAGTTTGCCGCTGGTGCTGCCGCCCACCGTTATCGGGTTTTACCTGCTGCTGGCGTTCAGCGACAGCACGGCTCTGGGTCGCTTTTTGATTGGTCGGCTGGGCATGAGCTTGAATTTTACCTTCGGCGGCATATTGATAGGCTCTTTAGTATATAGCCTGCCCTTTATGGTTCAGCCCTTGCAGGCGGGGTTTCAGCAGCTGCCGGGCTCACTCACGGAGGCGGCCTATACGCTCGGTAAGTCGCGGCTTACTACCCTGTGGCGCGTGCTGCTACCCAATATGAAGCCCGCCCTGCTCAACGGCGTCGTGCTCACCTTTGCCCACACGCTGGGCGAGTTTGGGGTGGTGCTGATGATAGGCGGGAGCCTGCCCGGCCGTACGCGCGTGGCGTCCATTGCCATCTACGACGAGGTACAGAGCCTGCACTACGCCCAGGCCAATGCCTACGCGCTTACGCTGCTGGCGGTAGCTTTCGTTATTCTGGTAGCACTGTACTGGTTTACCAAAAAAGATGCGGCCCGCCGCCTCGCCTGA